One Micromonospora craniellae genomic region harbors:
- a CDS encoding DsbA family protein, whose protein sequence is MTTPLQVTARLRTPVTEHDHVRGPVDAPVTVVQYGDFQCPFCGTAHRNLREVLRQRADAVRLVYRHFPIANIHPYAERAAEAAEAAGRRGRFWEMHDWLYEHQDQLDPVHLTLGVEQLGLPVDEVEAEIGRHAGGDRIRQDFVGAIRSGVDASPTLFVNGDRHDGDFDPGTLLTVVDDATG, encoded by the coding sequence CTGACCACGCCACTGCAGGTCACTGCGCGGCTCCGCACACCCGTCACGGAGCACGACCACGTCCGGGGTCCGGTGGACGCGCCGGTGACGGTCGTCCAGTACGGCGACTTCCAGTGCCCGTTCTGCGGCACGGCCCACCGCAATCTGCGGGAGGTGCTGCGGCAGCGGGCCGACGCCGTACGCCTGGTCTATCGCCACTTCCCCATCGCGAACATCCACCCGTACGCGGAACGGGCCGCCGAGGCGGCGGAGGCCGCCGGCCGGCGTGGGCGGTTCTGGGAGATGCACGACTGGCTCTACGAGCACCAGGACCAACTCGACCCGGTGCACCTGACGCTGGGCGTCGAGCAGCTCGGCCTGCCGGTCGACGAGGTGGAGGCGGAGATCGGGCGGCACGCCGGCGGTGACCGGATCCGGCAGGACTTCGTCGGCGCGATCCGCAGCGGCGTGGACGCCAGTCCCACCCTGTTCGTCAATGGCGACCGCCACGACGGCGACTTCGACCCGGGCACCCTCCTGACCGTGGTCGACGACGCCACCGGCTGA
- a CDS encoding BON domain-containing protein — protein sequence MVGISTIHRTDEHIRTAVRDELDWEPRVQPHEIGVTVAEGVVTLTGRVDGYAKKWAAERAAHRVAQVRAVANDLALRTATGAERTDPEIAAAVAHALQWHAFVPVEQIDVTVSQGWVTLHGEVEWEYQRRAAEQVTVRVHGATVLLSGLAHSMPERAEVERVVWSAPGIREVQNHIAVAPVLS from the coding sequence ATGGTCGGCATCTCGACGATCCACCGCACCGACGAGCACATCCGGACCGCGGTGCGCGACGAACTCGACTGGGAGCCCCGGGTCCAGCCGCACGAGATCGGGGTGACCGTCGCGGAGGGCGTGGTGACGCTCACCGGACGGGTGGACGGCTACGCCAAGAAGTGGGCGGCGGAGCGGGCCGCCCACCGGGTGGCGCAGGTCCGGGCGGTCGCCAACGACCTCGCCCTGCGGACGGCCACCGGCGCGGAGCGCACCGACCCGGAGATCGCCGCCGCCGTCGCGCACGCCCTCCAGTGGCACGCGTTCGTGCCGGTAGAGCAGATCGACGTGACGGTCTCGCAGGGCTGGGTCACCCTGCACGGCGAGGTCGAGTGGGAGTACCAGCGCCGCGCCGCCGAGCAGGTGACGGTACGCGTACACGGCGCCACGGTGCTGCTGAGCGGGTTGGCGCACTCGATGCCGGAACGCGCCGAGGTCGAACGGGTCGTCTGGTCCGCGCCCGGCATCCGCGAGGTGCAGAACCACATCGCGGTCGCCCCGGTGCTGAGCTGA
- a CDS encoding STAS domain-containing protein codes for MSLSILQTVRPGGVIEIAPRGEIDVDTAYEVKEAIAEVLAKGRPTRIELNMRLVTFIDSVGISAMVAGFQTAEVSGVKLIVTQPSRFVHRQLWVTGLLGLFGAPEPYYAGAAATPEVLPGG; via the coding sequence GTGAGCCTGTCGATCCTGCAGACGGTTCGGCCTGGTGGTGTCATCGAGATCGCCCCTCGGGGCGAGATCGACGTCGACACCGCGTACGAAGTGAAAGAGGCCATCGCCGAAGTGCTGGCCAAGGGGCGGCCGACCCGGATCGAGCTCAACATGCGGCTGGTCACCTTCATCGACTCGGTGGGCATTAGCGCGATGGTCGCCGGCTTCCAGACGGCAGAGGTCAGCGGCGTGAAGCTGATCGTCACCCAACCCAGTCGGTTCGTGCACCGACAGCTCTGGGTGACCGGCCTGCTCGGCCTCTTCGGCGCACCGGAGCCGTACTACGCCGGTGCCGCCGCCACCCCCGAGGTCCTCCCCGGCGGCTGA
- the surE gene encoding 5'/3'-nucleotidase SurE: MTLRVLITNDDGIAAPGIQALARAAVDRGLDVVVAAPLEEASGTSAAMSAIEQDGQVVVREHPLAELDGVPAFGVGGSPGFIALIAVHGAFGPPPSVLLSGINRGANAGRAVLHSGTVGAAFTAAANGCRALAVSLDVLSAGEATAVSGGAAVAAAARVRDAERNWATAAHVALDLLPRLTAGPVESVLNVNSPDVPLGRLRGVRRAGLATFGQVQMTVAESGHGFVRTALEEPGQAVQPGTDLAWLADGYATVTAVRAVTEVADVNLSGLDGD; this comes from the coding sequence ATGACCTTGCGTGTGCTGATCACCAACGACGACGGGATCGCCGCGCCGGGCATCCAGGCGCTGGCCCGGGCCGCGGTCGACCGGGGGCTGGACGTGGTGGTCGCCGCACCGCTGGAGGAGGCGAGCGGCACCAGCGCCGCGATGAGCGCGATCGAGCAGGACGGGCAGGTGGTGGTCCGCGAGCACCCGCTGGCGGAGCTGGACGGGGTGCCGGCCTTCGGGGTCGGCGGATCGCCCGGCTTCATCGCGTTGATCGCCGTGCACGGCGCGTTCGGGCCGCCGCCGTCGGTGCTGCTCTCCGGCATCAACCGGGGAGCGAACGCGGGCCGGGCGGTGCTGCACTCCGGCACCGTGGGCGCGGCGTTCACGGCTGCCGCCAACGGCTGCCGGGCGTTGGCGGTGTCACTGGACGTGCTCTCGGCCGGTGAGGCCACCGCCGTCAGCGGGGGTGCCGCGGTGGCCGCCGCAGCCCGGGTACGCGACGCCGAACGGAACTGGGCCACCGCCGCACACGTGGCCCTGGACCTGCTCCCCCGGCTGACCGCCGGGCCGGTGGAGAGCGTACTCAACGTCAACTCGCCGGACGTGCCGCTGGGCCGGCTGCGTGGCGTACGCCGGGCCGGGCTGGCCACCTTCGGTCAGGTGCAGATGACCGTCGCCGAGTCCGGCCACGGTTTCGTGCGTACCGCGCTGGAGGAACCCGGTCAGGCGGTGCAGCCGGGTACCGACCTGGCGTGGCTGGCTGACGGGTACGCGACGGTGACGGCGGTGCGCGCCGTCACCGAGGTGGCCGACGTGAACCTGTCCGGCCTCGACGGCGACTGA
- a CDS encoding 1-phosphofructokinase family hexose kinase translates to MSATTGHVMVFAPTPLLTVTIDQPNETPELHLHPGGQGIWQARMVLSHGVDVVLCTALGGEIGQVLEPLLVSEGVDLKVVARDSGGSGGYVHDRREGTRQEIVDVTGQPLSRHELDELYNLALGEGLRAAVSVLSGPNDPSLVPADLYRRFAADLGANGSRVVVDLSGDHLTAVLESGVFFVKVSHEELIADGRAAEDDEEQLTRAIYDLHATGAENVVVSRADKPALALVDGEVFEVRMPRLEAADPRGAGDSMTASVAAVVARGGDVRTAIRTGAAAGALNVTRHGLGTGRLDSITGLVDRVRLEPAGIRPQERTTPDELAQRVGGA, encoded by the coding sequence ATGAGCGCCACGACCGGACATGTGATGGTCTTCGCGCCGACGCCCCTGCTCACGGTCACGATCGACCAGCCCAACGAGACTCCGGAGCTACACCTGCACCCCGGCGGACAGGGCATCTGGCAGGCCCGGATGGTGCTGTCGCACGGCGTCGACGTGGTGCTCTGCACCGCGCTCGGCGGCGAGATCGGGCAGGTGCTGGAGCCGCTGCTGGTCAGCGAGGGCGTCGACCTCAAGGTGGTGGCGCGGGACTCCGGCGGCAGCGGCGGGTACGTGCACGACCGTCGCGAGGGCACCCGCCAGGAGATCGTCGACGTGACCGGGCAGCCGCTGAGCCGGCACGAGCTGGACGAGCTCTACAACCTGGCGCTCGGCGAGGGGCTGCGCGCGGCGGTGAGCGTACTCAGCGGCCCGAACGACCCGTCGCTGGTCCCCGCCGACCTGTACCGGCGCTTCGCCGCCGACCTCGGCGCCAACGGCAGCCGGGTGGTGGTGGACCTCAGTGGCGACCACCTGACGGCAGTGCTGGAGAGTGGGGTCTTCTTCGTCAAGGTCAGCCACGAGGAGCTGATCGCCGACGGCCGCGCGGCCGAGGACGACGAGGAGCAGCTCACCCGGGCGATCTACGACCTGCACGCCACCGGTGCCGAGAACGTGGTGGTCAGCCGGGCCGACAAGCCGGCGCTGGCACTCGTCGACGGCGAGGTGTTCGAGGTGCGGATGCCCCGCTTGGAGGCGGCTGACCCACGCGGCGCGGGTGACTCGATGACCGCCAGCGTGGCCGCCGTGGTGGCCCGTGGAGGTGACGTACGGACGGCGATCCGGACCGGCGCGGCGGCCGGCGCACTGAACGTCACCCGGCACGGGCTGGGCACCGGTCGGCTCGACTCGATCACCGGGCTGGTGGACCGGGTGCGCCTGGAGCCGGCCGGCATCCGCCCGCAGGAACGCACCACCCCGGACGAGTTGGCCCAGCGGGTGGGTGGCGCATGA
- a CDS encoding coiled-coil domain-containing protein, which yields MPAVATVRPAARTAALIAAGLALALGAALAPFSAASAAPGDVGDEGGTPALRAQLEAASKGYLDAKTALDRSVDRQKKLAEQLTTTEGQLTERSTKVAEIAAQAYRSGRLGAASALLNSGSPAGFMDRAAALDAVAANEERALHDLRTTRDEVSKTKQALDVEVQEQRKQVAVMAKRKEQAERSLTVANERAERAAAEERAASRAPARSSGSSSPTAKPAPRNANGSWPAESCSVNDPTPANGCITPRTLHALNQAKAAGFTRYVSCYRAGGSGEHPKGRACDFAAQKNGFGGVATGGDRTYGNNLAAFYVNNADRLAVLYVIWYKQIWLPSSGWRTYSGARGDPSSDHTNHVHLSVY from the coding sequence ATGCCAGCAGTGGCAACCGTGAGACCGGCCGCCCGTACGGCGGCCCTGATCGCCGCAGGGCTCGCCCTCGCCCTGGGCGCCGCGCTCGCACCGTTCAGCGCCGCCTCCGCGGCACCCGGTGACGTCGGTGACGAGGGCGGCACCCCGGCGCTCCGCGCCCAGTTGGAGGCGGCCAGCAAGGGTTACCTCGACGCGAAGACCGCGCTGGACCGCTCGGTCGACCGGCAGAAGAAGCTTGCCGAGCAGCTCACCACGACCGAGGGTCAGCTCACCGAACGCAGCACGAAGGTCGCTGAGATCGCCGCGCAGGCGTACCGCAGTGGCCGGCTCGGTGCCGCGTCGGCGCTGCTCAACAGCGGTTCCCCGGCCGGCTTCATGGACCGCGCGGCGGCCCTGGACGCGGTGGCGGCCAACGAGGAACGCGCGCTGCACGACCTGCGGACCACCCGGGACGAGGTCAGCAAGACCAAGCAGGCCCTCGACGTCGAGGTGCAGGAGCAGCGCAAGCAGGTGGCCGTGATGGCCAAGCGCAAGGAGCAGGCCGAGCGCTCGCTGACCGTGGCCAACGAGCGGGCCGAACGGGCCGCGGCGGAGGAGCGGGCGGCCAGCCGGGCTCCCGCACGCAGCAGCGGTTCCAGCAGCCCCACGGCCAAGCCGGCGCCGCGCAACGCCAACGGATCCTGGCCGGCCGAGTCGTGCAGCGTCAACGACCCCACACCGGCCAACGGCTGCATCACCCCGCGCACCCTGCACGCGCTCAACCAGGCCAAGGCGGCCGGCTTCACCCGGTACGTCTCCTGCTACCGCGCGGGCGGCTCGGGTGAGCACCCGAAGGGTCGGGCCTGCGACTTCGCGGCGCAGAAGAACGGCTTCGGCGGGGTCGCCACCGGCGGCGACCGGACGTACGGCAACAACCTGGCGGCGTTCTACGTCAACAACGCCGACCGTCTCGCCGTGCTCTACGTGATCTGGTACAAGCAGATCTGGCTGCCGAGCAGCGGCTGGCGCACGTACAGCGGCGCGCGTGGCGACCCGTCCAGCGACCACACCAACCACGTGCACCTGTCGGTGTACTGA
- a CDS encoding HelD family protein: MDQSTLDQEIAVEQRHLDRVYARLSELRRAAVRAERDGYRLARVGNFGALVERDAMVFHAAQRRHALDAEYEGLVFGRLDLRDGQVFHVGRLGIRDEDAATLVVDWRAPAAAPFYQATPTEPLGVVRRRTIQSSRERVTRIEDDLLDPDTAPAEMAVVGDGALLANLSRTTGRGMRDIVATIQREQDEAIRSPGSGVTLVSGGPGTGKTAVALHRAAYLLYSDRSRYAGGGILVVGPSSVFVEYIASVLPSLGEDTATLHSLGTLFPGLVATRTDPVEVAAVKGSLRMRRLLERATRDGVPDSPAELRLLYRGQLLRLERAELDAVRERALSRGARRNEVRRAGFDGVLAALWAQARRLGIPRLPEQRAFEDELIDRTDFRDFLKAWWPRLHPRHVLGWLADPERLRRYAAGLLSRAEIRLLEQAYRGLAAEGPTVADVALLDELDALLGKPVRPARAKRDPFQLAGGVRELSTFADRQRAARQAARERPEDYRDYAHVVVDESQDVSPMQWRMIGRRGRLASWTVVGDPAQTAWTGDPQELSRARDQALGRRRRHRFTLTTNYRNSAEIFAVAAAEIRRAYPELALPTAVRATGVDPVELVVPAAELETSVLTAASALLGEVEGTVGLITPVPRRDEVAAWLGGLGGERLQVVTSLEAKGMEYDGVVLVAPGEIRADPGSGVRTLYVALSRATQRLTTIDPIG, encoded by the coding sequence GTGGACCAGAGCACCCTGGACCAGGAGATCGCCGTCGAGCAGCGGCATCTCGACCGGGTGTACGCGCGACTGTCCGAGCTGCGCCGCGCGGCGGTCCGCGCCGAGCGGGACGGCTACCGGCTGGCCCGGGTCGGCAACTTCGGTGCGCTGGTCGAGCGGGACGCGATGGTGTTCCACGCCGCGCAGCGCCGCCACGCGCTCGACGCCGAGTACGAGGGCCTCGTCTTCGGCCGTCTCGACCTGCGCGACGGGCAGGTGTTCCACGTCGGACGGCTCGGCATCCGCGACGAGGACGCCGCGACGCTGGTGGTCGACTGGCGTGCTCCGGCCGCCGCCCCGTTCTATCAGGCCACCCCGACCGAGCCGCTGGGTGTGGTGCGCCGCCGGACGATCCAGTCCAGCCGGGAGCGGGTCACCCGGATCGAGGACGACCTGCTCGACCCGGACACCGCCCCGGCGGAGATGGCGGTCGTCGGTGACGGCGCACTGCTGGCCAACCTGTCCCGGACCACCGGCCGGGGCATGCGCGACATCGTGGCGACCATCCAGCGCGAGCAGGACGAGGCGATCCGCTCCCCCGGTTCCGGGGTGACCCTGGTCTCCGGCGGTCCGGGCACCGGCAAGACGGCGGTGGCCCTGCACCGCGCCGCGTACCTGCTCTACTCCGACCGCAGCCGGTACGCCGGGGGCGGCATCCTGGTGGTCGGCCCGTCCTCGGTGTTCGTCGAGTACATCGCCTCGGTGCTGCCGTCCCTGGGTGAGGACACCGCCACCCTGCACTCGTTGGGCACCCTCTTCCCGGGGCTGGTCGCCACCCGCACCGACCCGGTCGAGGTGGCGGCGGTCAAGGGGTCGCTGCGGATGCGTCGGCTGCTGGAGCGGGCGACCCGGGACGGTGTGCCCGACTCCCCGGCCGAGCTGCGGCTGCTCTACCGGGGGCAGTTGTTGCGGCTGGAGCGGGCCGAACTGGACGCCGTCCGGGAGCGGGCGCTGTCCCGGGGCGCACGGCGCAACGAGGTGCGCCGGGCCGGCTTCGACGGCGTACTGGCGGCGCTCTGGGCGCAGGCCCGCCGGTTGGGCATTCCCCGGCTGCCCGAGCAGCGGGCCTTCGAGGACGAACTGATCGACCGGACGGACTTCCGGGACTTCCTCAAGGCGTGGTGGCCCCGGCTGCATCCCCGGCACGTGCTCGGCTGGCTGGCCGATCCGGAGCGGCTGCGCCGGTACGCCGCCGGGCTGCTGTCCCGCGCCGAGATCCGGCTGCTGGAGCAGGCGTACCGGGGGCTGGCCGCCGAGGGGCCGACCGTCGCCGACGTGGCGCTGCTCGACGAGCTGGACGCGCTGCTCGGCAAACCGGTCCGTCCGGCCCGCGCGAAGCGCGACCCGTTCCAGCTCGCCGGTGGGGTGCGCGAGCTGAGCACGTTCGCCGACCGGCAGCGGGCGGCTCGCCAGGCGGCCCGGGAACGGCCCGAGGACTACCGGGACTACGCGCACGTGGTGGTGGACGAGTCGCAGGACGTGTCACCGATGCAGTGGCGGATGATCGGCCGGCGCGGCCGGCTGGCCTCGTGGACGGTGGTGGGCGACCCGGCGCAGACCGCGTGGACGGGGGATCCGCAGGAGCTGTCCCGGGCCCGGGACCAGGCGTTGGGTCGCCGCCGTCGGCACCGGTTCACGCTCACCACCAACTACCGCAACTCGGCGGAGATCTTCGCCGTGGCGGCGGCCGAGATCCGGCGGGCGTACCCGGAGCTGGCCCTGCCCACCGCGGTGCGCGCCACCGGGGTCGACCCGGTGGAGCTGGTGGTGCCGGCGGCGGAGCTGGAGACCAGCGTGCTGACCGCGGCGAGCGCGCTGCTCGGCGAGGTCGAGGGCACCGTCGGGTTGATCACTCCGGTGCCGCGCCGGGACGAGGTCGCGGCCTGGCTGGGCGGGCTCGGCGGCGAGCGTCTCCAGGTGGTGACCAGCCTGGAGGCCAAGGGCATGGAGTACGACGGCGTGGTGCTGGTCGCCCCCGGCGAGATCCGTGCCGATCCCGGTTCCGGCGTCCGCACGCTCTACGTCGCCCTGTCCCGGGCCACCCAGCGGTTGACCACGATCGACCCGATCGGCTGA
- a CDS encoding alpha/beta fold hydrolase, whose product MPDPVEVRLGDDVRLHVEADGPADAEVTAVLLHGWTLDGRSWHRQVAALRAAYRSVRVVSYDARGHGRSSCMTLPTATLAQLGDDLAAVLDTVAPTGRVVLAGHSMGGMTIMEYAHRHPGHFARRVAGLVFVSTTAEGHTHTVYGLSPRIARIIRLAETTGAGVLARCGAWRPPRALLRALRPSIGWMLFGDHCDPTDIRLVTSAVARASLRSIGGFRASFGAQHRLATLAALAHLPAAALVGDRDRLTPPPCAESIAAALPATELTVCPGAGHMLMMERPEEVTAALSGVLRQVLADARPAGHRSAAGRARRR is encoded by the coding sequence ATGCCAGATCCGGTCGAGGTGCGACTGGGCGACGACGTACGTCTGCACGTGGAGGCCGACGGGCCGGCGGACGCCGAGGTCACGGCGGTGCTGCTGCACGGCTGGACGCTGGACGGACGGAGCTGGCACCGGCAGGTGGCGGCGCTTCGCGCGGCGTACCGGTCGGTGCGGGTGGTCAGCTACGACGCGCGCGGGCACGGCCGGTCGAGCTGCATGACGCTGCCCACGGCGACGCTGGCCCAGCTCGGCGACGACCTGGCCGCGGTGCTGGACACGGTGGCACCGACCGGGCGGGTGGTGCTGGCGGGTCACTCCATGGGCGGCATGACGATCATGGAGTACGCGCACCGGCACCCCGGGCACTTCGCCCGCCGGGTGGCCGGGCTGGTCTTCGTCTCGACCACCGCCGAGGGGCACACCCACACCGTCTACGGGTTGTCGCCCCGGATCGCCCGGATCATCCGGCTGGCCGAGACCACCGGGGCCGGGGTGCTCGCCCGATGCGGGGCCTGGCGTCCACCCCGCGCCCTGCTGCGCGCGCTGCGTCCCAGCATCGGCTGGATGCTCTTCGGCGACCACTGCGACCCGACCGACATCCGCCTGGTGACCTCGGCGGTGGCCCGCGCCTCGCTGCGCTCGATCGGCGGCTTCCGGGCCTCCTTCGGTGCCCAGCATCGGCTGGCCACGCTCGCCGCGCTGGCACACCTGCCGGCGGCGGCGCTGGTCGGCGACCGGGACCGGCTCACCCCGCCGCCGTGCGCGGAGTCGATCGCCGCCGCGCTGCCGGCCACCGAGCTGACCGTCTGCCCCGGTGCCGGGCACATGTTGATGATGGAGCGCCCCGAGGAGGTGACCGCCGCCCTCTCCGGCGTCCTGCGTCAGGTTCTCGCCGACGCCCGGCCCGCCGGCCATCGCTCCGCCGCCGGTCGCGCCCGCCGCCGATAG